The following are from one region of the Jatrophihabitans telluris genome:
- a CDS encoding MFS transporter, with protein MTAWGANGFLLATWFSRLPSMAERLHIPASQLGIVTLAMTVSTLLATPIAARRLPVWRATRIIRITAPLTAVAMLVAVTCTQVWQLAAALLLLGAVNGMQGIGLNAQGTMLARLAERTWMPAMLGAASAAGVVGAGIGSIATAQNIPVTTHLGIVTAICLAIVLTVSRQLPVGGGTSGVQILRAAASRAGARTRHGVELRPVARRRSGPATGHRVDVRQRTPVSAPRRRSARARPDRVIALLIGANVGATLAEGALANFGIVLFRDVLGAPISIAALSFTVFSIAMALVRLAGGWINDTFGPWFTLCAGGILTTICGLVLIARPPLWVGFAVLVGVAFGIGCAVPMTFQIATAHARRLASGKGTGSEAELERASAGALSNLGLATAGGYLSGGPVVGLAASMVGLRSAVLIVAVGGAALASCSAALSRWERSRG; from the coding sequence ATGACGGCCTGGGGCGCGAACGGGTTCTTGCTGGCCACCTGGTTCTCCCGATTGCCCTCGATGGCCGAGCGGCTGCACATCCCCGCCAGCCAACTCGGCATCGTGACACTGGCCATGACCGTGTCCACCCTGCTGGCCACCCCGATCGCCGCCCGGCGACTGCCCGTCTGGCGTGCTACCCGGATCATCCGGATCACGGCGCCGCTGACGGCGGTCGCCATGCTGGTCGCCGTTACCTGCACCCAGGTGTGGCAGCTCGCGGCGGCTCTGCTTTTGCTCGGGGCGGTGAACGGGATGCAGGGCATCGGCCTCAACGCGCAGGGCACCATGCTGGCCCGCCTGGCCGAGCGCACCTGGATGCCGGCGATGCTCGGGGCCGCCTCCGCCGCCGGCGTCGTCGGCGCGGGTATCGGCAGCATCGCCACTGCCCAGAACATCCCGGTCACCACTCATCTCGGGATCGTCACCGCCATTTGCCTGGCCATCGTCCTGACCGTCAGCCGCCAGCTGCCGGTCGGCGGCGGCACCAGCGGGGTCCAGATCCTGCGCGCGGCGGCCAGCCGAGCGGGTGCCCGGACGCGGCACGGTGTCGAACTACGCCCGGTCGCGCGGCGCAGGTCCGGACCGGCCACCGGTCACCGGGTTGACGTGCGGCAGCGGACGCCGGTCTCCGCTCCTCGCCGGCGAAGCGCTCGTGCCCGTCCCGATCGGGTCATCGCGCTGCTGATCGGTGCGAACGTGGGGGCGACGCTGGCCGAGGGCGCGCTGGCCAACTTCGGCATCGTGCTCTTTCGCGACGTCCTCGGCGCACCCATCTCGATCGCGGCCCTGTCATTCACCGTGTTCTCGATCGCGATGGCGCTGGTACGGCTGGCCGGCGGCTGGATCAACGACACCTTCGGGCCGTGGTTCACGCTGTGCGCCGGGGGCATCCTCACGACGATCTGCGGACTCGTGCTCATCGCACGCCCGCCGCTCTGGGTCGGATTCGCCGTCCTCGTGGGGGTGGCGTTCGGCATCGGCTGCGCGGTCCCGATGACGTTCCAGATCGCGACCGCCCACGCCCGCCGGCTGGCGAGCGGCAAAGGCACCGGGTCCGAGGCCGAACTCGAGCGGGCCTCTGCGGGGGCGCTGTCGAACCTCGGCCTGGCCACCGCCGGGGGCTACCTGTCCGGCGGACCAGTGGTCGGCCTGGCCGCCTCGATGGTGGGACTGCGCTCAGCGGTCCTGATCGTCGCTGTGGGTGGCGCGGCGCTGGCCAGCTGTTCAGCTGCGCTCTCTCGGTGGGAACGCTCGCGCGGCTGA
- a CDS encoding CAP domain-containing protein, translating into MHAHAGRLLAGSAAVICGLSLIGTAITRRDDNRRPVMVPHLGRTNRAIAGGPQWPAAPESPGVSGGIAGVPPTRGPLARTPSSSAASATASAAASSAASSAAATIPPSSAGSTPQTPRVPAGPSGHRPTPGSVNPMPGTGSTTPVRAGSTQASAPYQPPSRVAPSRVAPSSVPVPMPMPMPTAQRPVSRVPRASATQLNAAARSVIDAINRSRIQHGRPVLRVDARLVASAHEHNLTMARAGVMSHQLPNEASLGRRISDVGIRWGYVEENIGWSSGGKDGGTRQALGLQDAMMAEGPPPAGQGNHYSNVLSPAVNSVGIDVSYDPALDRIWLTEDFAQQ; encoded by the coding sequence ATGCACGCCCACGCCGGCAGGCTGCTGGCCGGATCCGCTGCCGTCATCTGCGGACTCAGCCTGATCGGGACGGCGATCACCCGTCGCGACGACAACCGGCGACCGGTGATGGTCCCCCATCTGGGCCGGACGAATCGAGCGATCGCCGGCGGCCCGCAGTGGCCCGCTGCGCCCGAATCGCCCGGTGTATCGGGAGGAATCGCGGGAGTCCCCCCGACGCGCGGACCTCTAGCTCGTACTCCTTCGAGTTCGGCAGCCAGTGCGACAGCCAGTGCGGCAGCCAGTTCGGCAGCCAGTTCGGCGGCCGCGACCATCCCGCCGTCCAGCGCGGGGTCCACACCACAGACTCCACGAGTGCCCGCCGGACCATCCGGCCACCGTCCGACGCCCGGTTCCGTGAATCCGATGCCGGGTACCGGGAGCACAACGCCGGTACGGGCCGGGTCGACACAGGCAAGCGCGCCGTACCAGCCGCCGTCCCGCGTTGCGCCGTCCCGCGTTGCGCCGTCCTCGGTGCCGGTGCCGATGCCGATGCCGATGCCGACCGCGCAGCGGCCGGTGTCCCGAGTGCCCCGCGCGTCGGCGACGCAACTCAACGCCGCTGCCCGGTCGGTCATCGATGCGATCAACCGCAGCCGTATCCAGCACGGACGGCCCGTCCTGCGGGTCGACGCCCGGTTGGTGGCCTCGGCGCACGAGCACAACCTCACGATGGCGAGGGCTGGCGTGATGAGTCATCAGCTGCCGAACGAGGCTTCGCTGGGGCGCCGGATCAGCGACGTGGGCATCCGCTGGGGCTATGTCGAGGAGAACATCGGGTGGTCCAGCGGCGGCAAGGACGGAGGCACTCGACAGGCACTGGGTTTACAGGACGCAATGATGGCCGAAGGGCCGCCGCCGGCCGGGCAGGGCAACCACTATTCCAACGTGCTGAGTCCGGCCGTCAACTCGGTCGGCATCGACGTCAGCTACGACCCGGCCCTTGACCGGATCTGGCTGACCGAGGACTTTGCCCAGCAGTGA
- a CDS encoding S66 family peptidase translates to MASTLLHPSKAEPGDQIAVLSPSFAAAGAFPAIHEQAMRRLTEVTGLVPVEFPTTRAVGASPQARAADLNAAFRDPAIRAVLAVIGGDDQITVIPHLDPEPVRRDPKPFLGTSDNTNLHQWLWSNGVASFYGGSSQVHLGPGPGVDDVHARSLRAALLTGETLDINDPGESEDVGVLWDDPLALTSFGEREPTDPWSWHGPARAVTGSTWGGCLEVLEWVLAAGRFPVDPMVLRGGVLLIETSEELLPARNVGWIVRGLGERGILAAVDAVLVARPPVSDHAHRPDPDERQRLRDEQREVVVQTIARYSPDATVCVGVPFGHTRPQWILPHGGIVTVDAVNRRISADYS, encoded by the coding sequence ATGGCGTCGACACTCTTGCACCCCAGCAAGGCCGAACCGGGGGATCAGATCGCGGTGCTGTCTCCGTCGTTCGCCGCGGCCGGAGCGTTCCCCGCGATCCACGAGCAGGCAATGCGGCGGCTCACCGAAGTGACCGGACTCGTACCGGTGGAGTTCCCCACCACCCGAGCAGTGGGAGCCAGCCCGCAGGCACGCGCGGCGGACCTCAATGCGGCTTTTCGCGATCCGGCGATTCGCGCCGTGCTGGCCGTCATCGGCGGAGACGATCAGATCACGGTAATCCCGCACCTGGATCCCGAGCCGGTTCGCCGCGACCCCAAACCGTTCCTCGGTACCAGCGACAACACCAACCTGCATCAATGGCTGTGGTCCAACGGGGTTGCCAGCTTCTACGGCGGCTCGTCGCAGGTGCATCTCGGTCCGGGTCCCGGCGTCGACGACGTCCACGCCCGGTCGCTGCGCGCGGCCCTGCTCACGGGCGAGACGCTCGACATCAACGACCCCGGCGAATCCGAAGACGTCGGGGTGCTGTGGGACGACCCGCTGGCTCTGACCTCGTTCGGCGAACGAGAGCCGACGGACCCCTGGTCCTGGCACGGCCCGGCCCGTGCGGTCACCGGGTCCACCTGGGGCGGTTGCCTCGAGGTGCTCGAGTGGGTCCTTGCCGCCGGGCGATTCCCGGTGGACCCGATGGTGCTCCGCGGCGGGGTGTTGTTGATCGAGACCTCGGAGGAGCTGTTGCCCGCCCGCAACGTCGGGTGGATCGTTCGTGGACTGGGTGAGCGCGGAATCCTCGCCGCGGTCGACGCAGTCCTGGTCGCCCGGCCGCCGGTGTCCGACCACGCGCACCGGCCGGATCCCGATGAGCGGCAGCGCCTGCGGGACGAGCAGCGCGAGGTCGTGGTCCAGACGATCGCCCGATACAGCCCGGACGCTACGGTCTGCGTCGGCGTACCCTTCGGCCACACCCGTCCCCAGTGGATCCTGCCGCACGGGGGAATCGTGACCGTCGACGCGGTCAACCGCCGCATCTCGGCCGACTACTCCTGA
- a CDS encoding universal stress protein, protein MTVPQSQHTLLVGIDGGPGSGAVLQSAARLAELVHGQLLIAHIVETPQVVGGGYAGIGIGLDESALTDVEAVLFPEVVEAMAESAVSWRLMALTGNPATELVRIADQQRVSAIVVGADTPGWTSHLRRLSSGSVPTRLAHEQRAPVVIVPAGCSRSRHRDNPQTLQA, encoded by the coding sequence ATGACGGTCCCGCAGTCGCAGCACACGCTGTTGGTCGGCATCGACGGCGGCCCCGGGTCGGGCGCGGTCCTGCAGTCGGCAGCACGCCTGGCCGAACTGGTTCACGGTCAGTTGCTGATCGCCCACATCGTCGAGACGCCCCAGGTCGTCGGCGGCGGCTACGCCGGCATTGGTATCGGCCTCGACGAATCCGCCCTCACCGACGTCGAAGCCGTGCTGTTTCCCGAGGTCGTGGAGGCGATGGCCGAAAGCGCGGTGAGCTGGCGGCTCATGGCGCTGACCGGCAATCCCGCCACCGAACTGGTGCGCATCGCCGACCAGCAGCGGGTGTCGGCCATCGTCGTCGGCGCCGACACCCCGGGGTGGACGAGCCATCTTCGCCGGTTGTCCTCAGGATCCGTGCCGACTCGCCTTGCGCACGAACAGCGGGCCCCGGTCGTCATCGTGCCGGCCGGCTGCTCCCGCAGTCGCCACCGGGACAATCCGCAAACGCTCCAGGCCTGA
- a CDS encoding MarR family winged helix-turn-helix transcriptional regulator — MSTSVGPARQQADISSIERELRVLLRRARAYSTELARSVHPDLDPAVYALLVDIADYAPARAADLAAERNVTKGVISRQVRTLEDLGLVERRPDETDARAHTLVLSTTGRRALRRSQNLRHAAMRRLLAGCTPEELSLIAASLAHFNSLME, encoded by the coding sequence GTGAGCACCTCGGTAGGCCCGGCTCGGCAGCAGGCCGACATCTCCAGCATCGAACGCGAACTGCGGGTGCTGCTCCGACGCGCTCGGGCCTACTCGACGGAGCTGGCTCGTTCGGTGCATCCCGACCTCGATCCGGCCGTGTACGCCTTGCTCGTCGACATCGCCGACTACGCGCCGGCCCGCGCGGCCGACCTGGCCGCGGAGCGAAACGTCACCAAGGGCGTGATCAGCAGGCAGGTCCGGACCCTGGAGGATCTCGGCCTGGTGGAGCGCCGACCGGACGAGACCGATGCTCGGGCTCACACTCTGGTGCTGTCGACGACCGGGCGGCGGGCGCTACGGCGGTCTCAGAATCTGCGTCACGCCGCCATGCGACGACTCCTCGCCGGGTGCACCCCCGAGGAGCTCAGCTTGATCGCCGCGTCCCTAGCCCACTTCAATTCCCTGATGGAATAG
- a CDS encoding LacI family DNA-binding transcriptional regulator yields the protein MSHDTNQSAATGHPRRPRRGRPGGTLAAVAAKVGVSRTTVSNAYNRPDQLSKDLRERIMGAAAELGYAGPDPVARSLRTRQADAVGLLFGERLGYAFRDPGTVEFMHGLGEACTERGRSLLLVPSPPGSASEGLVHRASVDGFVISSAAVDDPNVRAVLSRPQPAVIVDSPLGVAGVDFVGIEDRAGFAQVARHVLGLGHRRIGVLSIRRGEDVDAETSPRLLVERIEVGRAQHPVRQQRLLGLLDAAAELGIPSERFLVSERPYNSREEGVEGARELLAADSELTAIMSITDVMAIGVLDELSHRGVAVPAGLTVTGFDDVPAAQSFGLTTVRQPLEEKGRIAIETLLDDRPRTRAKRVLLPTELIVRASSAPPRS from the coding sequence ATGAGCCACGACACCAACCAGAGCGCCGCGACCGGCCATCCGCGCCGCCCGCGCCGAGGCCGACCCGGCGGGACACTCGCTGCGGTCGCCGCCAAGGTCGGGGTGTCACGGACCACGGTGTCCAACGCGTACAACCGGCCGGACCAGCTTTCCAAAGATCTGCGCGAACGGATCATGGGCGCTGCCGCGGAGTTGGGCTATGCCGGACCGGACCCGGTTGCCCGGTCGTTGCGCACGCGGCAGGCCGACGCCGTCGGACTGCTCTTCGGGGAGCGATTGGGCTACGCGTTCCGCGATCCCGGCACCGTCGAGTTCATGCACGGGCTGGGTGAGGCGTGTACCGAGCGGGGACGATCGCTGCTGCTGGTACCGAGCCCACCCGGATCGGCCAGCGAGGGACTGGTACATCGGGCCTCCGTCGATGGGTTCGTGATCTCCAGCGCGGCCGTCGACGACCCGAACGTGCGGGCGGTGCTGTCCCGGCCCCAGCCGGCCGTCATCGTCGATTCCCCGCTCGGAGTCGCGGGCGTCGATTTCGTCGGCATCGAGGATCGGGCCGGTTTCGCCCAAGTGGCCAGGCATGTTCTGGGGCTCGGCCACCGCCGCATCGGAGTGCTGTCGATCCGGCGCGGCGAGGACGTCGACGCCGAGACCTCGCCGCGACTGCTGGTGGAGCGGATCGAGGTCGGCCGCGCGCAACACCCGGTGCGGCAGCAACGTTTGCTCGGCCTGCTCGACGCGGCCGCCGAGCTGGGAATCCCGTCCGAGCGCTTCCTGGTCAGCGAGCGCCCGTACAACTCCCGCGAGGAAGGTGTGGAAGGCGCACGGGAATTGCTGGCCGCTGATTCCGAGCTGACCGCGATCATGAGTATCACCGACGTCATGGCGATCGGGGTACTCGACGAGCTGTCACATCGCGGCGTCGCGGTGCCGGCCGGGTTGACCGTGACCGGGTTCGACGACGTACCCGCGGCGCAGTCCTTCGGCTTGACCACCGTGCGCCAGCCGCTGGAGGAGAAGGGCCGGATCGCGATCGAGACTCTGCTCGACGACCGCCCGCGGACGCGGGCCAAGCGGGTGTTGTTGCCCACCGAACTGATCGTCAGGGCTTCCTCGGCGCCGCCTCGTTCCTGA
- a CDS encoding lysophospholipid acyltransferase family protein, producing the protein MLVLYPLAGVLFRLRWRHLDRIPAQGGVLIAINHVSQADTAATARMVWQAGRIPRFLIKSGVFSWPLVGLVMRGAGQIPVHRGTADARQSLEEANSALSRGECVIIYPEGTITSDPDYWPMTGRTGVARIALDNPSIPLYPVGQWGAQQTLARGGRFRPIPRHTHSASVGPALNLSRFVGHEHTADLLREVTDLIMSAITAEVASVRNEAAPRKP; encoded by the coding sequence GTGCTGGTCCTGTACCCGCTGGCCGGTGTCCTGTTCCGGCTGCGCTGGCGCCATCTGGACCGCATTCCCGCGCAGGGCGGTGTCCTGATCGCGATCAACCATGTCAGCCAAGCAGATACGGCGGCCACGGCGCGCATGGTGTGGCAGGCCGGGCGCATTCCGAGATTCCTCATAAAGAGCGGGGTTTTCTCCTGGCCGCTGGTCGGCCTGGTGATGCGGGGCGCCGGCCAGATTCCTGTCCATCGCGGGACCGCCGACGCCAGGCAGTCCCTGGAGGAGGCGAATTCCGCTCTGTCCCGGGGCGAGTGCGTGATCATCTACCCCGAAGGAACCATCACCAGTGATCCGGACTACTGGCCGATGACCGGACGGACCGGAGTGGCCCGAATCGCCCTGGACAATCCGTCGATTCCGCTGTACCCGGTGGGCCAATGGGGCGCCCAGCAAACCCTGGCCCGGGGCGGCCGCTTCCGGCCGATCCCCCGGCACACCCACTCGGCCTCCGTCGGTCCTGCTCTGAACCTGAGTCGCTTCGTCGGCCACGAACACACGGCCGACCTCCTGCGCGAGGTCACCGACCTGATCATGTCCGCGATCACCGCCGAAGTGGCATCGGTCAGGAACGAGGCGGCGCCGAGGAAGCCCTGA
- a CDS encoding MFS transporter produces the protein MSKSARSATATTSTTPSAMATTPRNLRFLTAVLAAATGLTVANIYYSQPLLDLIAKAFHTSESRASMVVTATQLGYAAGLILLLPLGDLFENRKLTSRVLLVAAVMLAAAAASPNLAAFLILSVLIGFTSVVAQILIPFAAHLAPEAERGQFVGRVMSGLLLGILLARTVSSLLAAAFGWRSVYVISAVFMLTIAVLLARTLPSRRPDHTTGYRSLMASVLDLARTVPAVRRRAVCQALIFGAFSAFWTSIAYELIAEHHLSQTGIAIFALVGAAGAVAAPIAGRVADAGYGQPASGVTFLLAAGSMVLAIVGHHQLVLLAVAAVLLDLAVQGHQVLSQQEIYALRPDARARINTVFMGTVFTGGAVSSALSGLFYQTYGWSGAGGVCLVLATLGFGVWGVAAILRGRTAS, from the coding sequence ATGTCCAAGTCCGCCAGGTCCGCCACGGCCACGACGTCCACGACCCCGTCCGCCATGGCCACGACGCCTCGCAATCTTCGCTTCCTCACCGCGGTGCTCGCCGCAGCAACCGGTCTGACCGTGGCCAACATCTACTACAGCCAGCCGTTGCTCGACCTGATCGCGAAGGCGTTTCACACGTCCGAGTCACGGGCGTCCATGGTGGTCACGGCAACCCAGCTCGGCTATGCCGCGGGTCTGATTCTCCTTCTGCCACTGGGCGATCTGTTCGAGAACCGCAAGTTGACCTCGCGCGTATTGCTGGTGGCGGCCGTGATGCTGGCCGCCGCCGCCGCGAGCCCGAACCTTGCCGCCTTCCTCATCCTGTCCGTCCTGATCGGGTTCACCTCGGTAGTCGCCCAGATCCTCATACCGTTTGCGGCACATCTGGCGCCCGAGGCTGAGCGGGGACAGTTCGTCGGCCGGGTCATGTCGGGACTGCTGCTGGGTATCCTGCTCGCCCGGACCGTGTCCAGCCTGCTCGCCGCCGCCTTCGGCTGGCGCAGCGTCTACGTGATCTCGGCGGTGTTCATGCTGACCATCGCCGTTCTGCTCGCCCGCACGCTTCCCAGTCGCCGGCCCGACCACACCACCGGGTACCGCAGCCTGATGGCCTCGGTACTCGACCTGGCCCGGACCGTCCCGGCCGTGCGCCGCCGCGCAGTGTGCCAGGCCTTGATCTTCGGAGCCTTCTCCGCCTTCTGGACGTCGATCGCCTACGAGCTGATCGCTGAGCATCACCTGTCTCAGACCGGGATCGCCATCTTCGCGCTCGTGGGAGCCGCCGGGGCGGTGGCGGCGCCGATCGCGGGGCGCGTGGCCGATGCCGGGTACGGCCAGCCCGCCAGCGGAGTGACGTTCCTGCTTGCGGCAGGATCCATGGTGCTGGCCATCGTGGGCCACCATCAACTCGTCCTGCTGGCCGTCGCCGCAGTTCTGCTCGACCTGGCCGTGCAGGGACATCAGGTGCTGAGCCAGCAAGAGATCTACGCACTGCGCCCGGACGCACGCGCCCGGATCAACACCGTCTTCATGGGCACCGTGTTCACCGGCGGCGCCGTTTCCTCGGCTCTGTCCGGACTCTTCTACCAGACCTACGGATGGTCCGGCGCGGGCGGCGTCTGTCTGGTCCTGGCCACGCTAGGCTTCGGCGTCTGGGGTGTCGCCGCGATCCTGCGCGGCCGCACCGCGAGCTGA
- a CDS encoding tyrosine-type recombinase/integrase has translation MGLSHAGVRRARLHDARHTAATLLLVQGVDARTVMDLMGWSQISMTTRYQHVVMDLRRAAAERMSDALWGPTATKTATKPTPLA, from the coding sequence ATGGGTCTGAGCCACGCCGGGGTCCGGCGCGCGCGGCTACACGACGCCCGCCATACGGCAGCAACACTGCTGCTGGTTCAGGGCGTCGACGCACGCACGGTCATGGATCTCATGGGCTGGTCTCAGATCTCGATGACCACCCGCTACCAGCACGTCGTCATGGACCTTCGACGCGCCGCCGCCGAACGCATGAGTGACGCGCTCTGGGGACCAACTGCAACAAAAACTGCAACAAAACCCACGCCGCTGGCCTGA
- a CDS encoding DUF6572 domain-containing protein, giving the protein MAGIEDPGVVDLVTHDKQTGKYALIVVASQPCSDTDAQLTQLLQKINNYLLFALDESFLGAFPEAAGKPVRIQLNYATTPIEIGLAGHRIRASAAGRARHRFELARLGLDIPGTGAPGQTSGAVQRRGSSSHPDPPRTCPASLWSLPNERARPEHRG; this is encoded by the coding sequence ATGGCAGGCATCGAGGACCCCGGTGTCGTCGACCTCGTTACCCATGACAAGCAGACCGGCAAATACGCGCTGATCGTGGTCGCTTCGCAGCCCTGCTCGGACACGGATGCGCAGCTGACGCAGCTACTCCAGAAGATCAACAACTACCTGCTATTCGCGCTGGACGAGAGCTTTCTCGGTGCCTTCCCCGAAGCGGCGGGCAAGCCGGTGCGCATTCAACTGAACTACGCCACGACGCCAATTGAAATCGGTTTAGCAGGTCATCGAATACGCGCGTCCGCGGCTGGACGAGCGCGGCATCGTTTTGAACTTGCTCGACTAGGCCTCGACATCCCCGGGACCGGAGCGCCTGGGCAAACGAGCGGAGCCGTTCAGCGGCGAGGTTCCAGCAGTCACCCGGACCCGCCGCGAACTTGTCCAGCTAGCCTTTGGTCATTGCCCAACGAGAGAGCAAGGCCCGAACACCGGGGGTAA
- a CDS encoding helix-turn-helix domain-containing protein → MRKHRGLTQEGVAAACGAHITVIRRYEADTSRPALDVLRNLGFTLNASADSLPHEPDDRRSETPSFRTSLEALDPLGCDGQADELALIEGAMLRHQVRQAASDRAHGRHRGPRCRRPRYP, encoded by the coding sequence CTGCGCAAGCACCGCGGCCTTACCCAAGAGGGCGTCGCCGCCGCCTGCGGTGCTCACATCACCGTGATCCGCCGCTATGAAGCCGACACCAGCCGGCCGGCCCTCGACGTTCTGCGCAACCTCGGCTTTACGCTGAACGCAAGCGCGGACTCGCTCCCGCACGAACCCGACGACCGCCGTTCCGAAACACCCAGCTTCCGCACCAGCCTAGAAGCCCTCGACCCCCTCGGCTGCGACGGTCAGGCCGACGAACTCGCCCTCATCGAAGGCGCCATGCTCCGCCACCAAGTCCGCCAAGCAGCGAGCGACCGAGCACATGGCAGGCATCGAGGACCCCGGTGTCGTCGACCTCGTTACCCATGA
- a CDS encoding SCO6880 family protein: MRKVGEVAYVSDAQQKAKIGQLQDLSDAQEYDDLLQRERELVGGHTDMLFAGFIAVTAESKDELEAAIAEIQRAATQSGCETRRLVGQQSQAFTSGPLWERHS; the protein is encoded by the coding sequence ATCCGCAAAGTCGGCGAGGTCGCCTACGTTTCGGATGCGCAGCAGAAGGCCAAGATCGGCCAGCTGCAGGACCTATCTGACGCTCAGGAGTATGACGATTTGCTTCAGCGGGAACGGGAACTCGTTGGCGGTCACACGGACATGCTGTTCGCAGGCTTCATCGCCGTCACAGCTGAATCCAAGGACGAACTGGAGGCAGCGATCGCCGAGATTCAACGGGCCGCCACCCAGAGCGGCTGCGAAACGCGCAGGCTGGTCGGCCAGCAGAGCCAGGCGTTCACGTCTGGCCCCCTGTGGGAACGGCATAGTTAG
- a CDS encoding DUF6881 domain-containing protein, translated as MPSIEEIAMDEQFLPAAIDAGEFDEIWRRARG; from the coding sequence ATGCCATCCATCGAGGAGATCGCGATGGATGAGCAGTTCCTGCCAGCAGCGATCGACGCTGGCGAGTTCGACGAAATCTGGCGACGGGCGCGGGGCTGA
- a CDS encoding GntR family transcriptional regulator — MDVNDWLGLSTRETPPRLTANQMVQDTLRRAILRGQLAAGSRLVQADIASTLEVSTTPVREALIQLAAEGLIQFDPHRGAVVHEIDLTELREIYEIRTALEEIAVRRAAVRITDDQLDQAAQCIKEMDATDDPATWVERNWQFHFLIEQAAASKRLATVIKTVQNSAILYVAHSVRTNPQRMKEGNKEHAMLLTALRKHDSDDAGKVMTHHLSKTMNLIVREASKD; from the coding sequence ATGGACGTTAACGACTGGCTCGGACTGTCTACTCGGGAAACCCCGCCTCGACTGACCGCAAACCAGATGGTGCAGGACACGTTGCGTAGAGCAATCCTGCGGGGCCAGCTCGCTGCTGGATCGAGGCTCGTGCAGGCGGACATTGCCTCGACGCTCGAGGTGAGCACCACGCCCGTCCGGGAAGCTCTCATCCAACTCGCGGCCGAGGGGCTGATTCAGTTCGATCCGCACCGTGGCGCGGTGGTCCACGAGATCGACCTCACCGAGCTGAGGGAGATCTACGAGATTCGCACAGCGCTGGAGGAGATCGCGGTCCGCCGCGCGGCCGTGCGGATCACCGATGATCAGCTCGACCAAGCGGCACAGTGCATCAAGGAGATGGACGCAACGGACGACCCAGCGACCTGGGTCGAACGCAACTGGCAGTTCCACTTCCTGATCGAACAGGCCGCAGCCTCAAAGAGGCTGGCCACCGTCATCAAGACCGTTCAGAATTCCGCCATCCTCTACGTCGCTCACTCAGTCCGCACTAATCCGCAGCGGATGAAGGAGGGAAACAAGGAACACGCGATGCTCCTCACTGCCTTGCGCAAGCACGACAGTGACGACGCCGGAAAGGTCATGACGCATCACCTGAGCAAGACGATGAACCTGATCGTTCGTGAGGCGTCCAAGGATTAG